In one window of Gemmatimonadota bacterium DNA:
- a CDS encoding VOC family protein gives MPMPPFHLAFPVHDLAAARAFYGGLLGCAEGRSSEHWVDFDFHGHQVVAHLSPAEARPAAANQVDGKDVPVRHFGVILDWDAWHALADRLRAAGVRFIIEPGIRFQGQVGEQATMFLLDPSGNALEFKTFRDMSRIFAR, from the coding sequence ATGCCCATGCCACCGTTCCACCTCGCCTTTCCGGTGCACGACCTGGCCGCCGCCCGCGCCTTCTACGGCGGGCTCCTGGGCTGCGCCGAAGGCCGCAGCTCCGAACACTGGGTGGACTTCGATTTCCATGGGCACCAGGTGGTGGCGCACCTCTCGCCCGCGGAGGCCCGCCCCGCCGCCGCCAACCAGGTGGATGGGAAGGACGTGCCGGTCCGGCACTTCGGCGTGATCCTCGACTGGGACGCATGGCACGCGCTGGCCGATCGGCTCCGGGCGGCCGGCGTGCGCTTCATCATCGAACCCGGCATCCGCTTCCAGGGCCAGGTGGGTGAGCAGGCCACGATGTTCCTCCTCGACCCCTCCGGCAACGCGCTCGAGTTCAAGACCTTCCGCGACATGAGCCGGATCTTCGCGCGTTGA